In a single window of the Balaenoptera acutorostrata chromosome 3, mBalAcu1.1, whole genome shotgun sequence genome:
- the OTUD7A gene encoding LOW QUALITY PROTEIN: OTU domain-containing protein 7A (The sequence of the model RefSeq protein was modified relative to this genomic sequence to represent the inferred CDS: inserted 5 bases in 5 codons; deleted 3 bases in 2 codons; substituted 2 bases at 2 genomic stop codons), with translation CSFLASTRALKAAALARESGDSQAGPQLGLGTVRPEATPRGRGLPPSAAWGQLLPPSPSQAPLAQPESPTASAGEDVQSLPDSLDSDRDSLCSNSNSKNGKDGKDKEKEKQRKDKDKTRADSVGIQLKKNMGGLVHDPMSRSXSDNGKHGDAPERGKEKAKXARKGSKEELGASASTSPSEKTTPSPTGKAAGVSPVDKGGGPRGDAWKYRTDVKLNLHILRAAMQGERKLIFAGLLLTSHRHXFHEMMXGYYLTSAQERFSAEKEQRRRDTSAASTAKGPPRRPEAEGGRSPERASXGPPTQLVLKLKERPNPRSAEGARAVTRGAASLGPGGGGRRVGANGPVPGGSPPAPGRQSVIHVEAVGARDKACAPAVGVLRRCASYPRQSRELSSLSYRLARAAALLTVNTVELMAPAXPGALPGAAGAAGAAERKSQTYANGFGSARDGLEFADAPAARSNGEGDPGGPXQREKCAFYGRTETEHYCSYCCREERRRREAPAARP, from the exons TGTTCTTTTCTAGCTTCCACGAGGGCTCTGAAGGCAGCAGCTCTAGCTCGAGAATCAGGAGACTCTCAGGCTGGGCCACAGCTCGGGTTGGGGACAGTGAGGCCGGAAGCCACACCGCGGGGACGGGGTCTGCCTCCATCTGCCGCGTGGGGACAgctgctccctccctctccctcgcaGGCCCCTCTGGCGCAGCCGGAGTCCCCGACGGCCTCGGCGGGGGAGGACGTGCAGTCCCTGCCCGACTCGCTGGACTCGGACCGCGACTCGTTGTGCAGCAACTCCAACAGCAAGAACGGCAAGGACGGCAAGGacaaggagaaggagaagcagcGCAAGGACAAGGACAAGACCCGCGCGGACTCCGTGGGCATACAGCTGAAGAAGAACATGGGCGGCCTGGTGCACGACCCGATGAGCCGCTCCTAGTCAGACAACGGCAAGCACGGCGACGCGCCCGAGCGCGGCAAGGAGAAGGCCA GCGCGCGCAAGGGCAGCAAGGAGGAGTTGGGCGCCTCGGCCAGCACTTCGCCTTCGGAGAAGACCACGCCGTCGCCCACGGGCAAGGCAGCAGGTGTGTCGCCAGTCGACAAGGGCGGCGGGCCCCGCGGCGACGCCTGGAAGTACAGGACTGACGTGAAGCTGAACCTCCACATCCTGCGCGCCGCCATGCAGGGCGAGCGCAAGCTCATCTTCGCCGGCCTGCTGCTCACCAGCCACCGGCACTAGTTCCACGAGATGA ATGGCTACTACCTGACCAGCGCGCAGGAGCGCTTCAGCGCCGAGAAGGAGCAGCGGCGCCGCGACACCTCCGCCGCCTCCACGGCCAAGGGGCCGCCGCGCAGGCCTGAGGCCGAGGGCGGGCGGAGCCCCGAGCGCGCCT TCGGGCCCCCGACGCAGCTGGTGCTCAAGCTCAAGGAGCGCCCGAACCCCCGGTCGGCGGAGGGGGCACGGGCGGTGACGCGCGGCGCGGCCTCCTTGGGCCCCGGCGGCGGCGGT CGGCGCGTGGGCGCCAACGGACCGGTCCCCGGGGGCAGTCCCCCGGCGCCGGGGCGCCAGAGTGTTATCCACGTGGAGGCGGTG GGCGCGCGGGACAAGGCGTGCGCCCCGGCCGTGGGCGTGCTGCGGCGGTGCGCCTCGTACCCGCGGCAGAGCCGCGAGCTGTCGTCACTGAGCTACCGCCTGGCGCGCGCCGCCGCCCTGCTCACGGTTAATACGGTGGAGTTGATGGCGCCCG TCCCAGGGGCCTTGCCTggcgcggcgggggcggcgggcgcGGCCGAGCGCAAATCGCAGACCTACGCCAACGGCTTCGGCTCGGCGCGCGACGGCCTGGAGTTCGCCGACGCGCCGGCCGCGCGCTCGAACGGTGAGGGCGACCCGGGCGGCC GCCAGCGAGAGAAGTGCGCGTTCTACGGGCGCACCGAGACCGAGCACTACTGCTCGTACTGCTGCCGCGAGGAGCGGCGGCGGCGCGAGGCCCCCGCGGCCCGGCCCTGA